The sequence below is a genomic window from Verrucomicrobiia bacterium.
CTCGCCAAGTCCATGGTGCATAGTTTGTAGAAAACGAATCGAGGGTGATTGCCACGGAACTCCTTTACATAAAGCGTTGTGTCGTGAGGCCAATAGTCCGATTCGACATAGTGAACCGCTCCGGCAGTCCCCTTACGACCCACTACCACGCCTGGCCCACGAGCAAGCGCTTTGTCGTGAAATGATGATGTGCCCCCCGAGGACACTACTGGCACACTGCCTTCATTCTGGTCGTCTTTAGTAATATCCACGCCCCGCTGAAGCTGAATCTTTCGCCCAAGACGGACCAAATCCCAATGCCTCGGGATTTGGCCGAGCCAGGGGATGCCGGAATCTCTTTTAGGAGCGTTGGGGTTGAGGCCCCTGGTGACAGCGTGGCTGATCAGCGCCGTGCGCTTCTCATGCAACAACTCGATCAACCTCTCCTTCT
It includes:
- a CDS encoding restriction endonuclease subunit S, translated to KERLIELLHEKRTALISHAVTRGLNPNAPKRDSGIPWLGQIPRHWDLVRLGRKIQLQRGVDITKDDQNEGSVPVVSSGGTSSFHDKALARGPGVVVGRKGTAGAVHYVESDYWPHDTTLYVKEFRGNHPRFVFYKLCTMDLASFDTGSANPTLNRNLIHPVFVAWPSHSEQAAIATYLDVEAAKLDALMAKVRTAIERLVEYRKALISAAVTGQIDVRSGT